The Pseudomonadota bacterium sequence GGTCCTTCGCGAGCTCGACAGCCGTGGCTCGGGTCAGGCCCACCATGCCGTGTTTCGACGCGACGTAAGCCGGGAGATGCGGGAAACCCGATTTAGCCGCCTGGCTGGCGATGTTCACGATCCGACCGCCGTCACCCTGCTTGCGCATCTGGATCGCCGCCGCTTTGGTGCACAGGAATGCCCCGGTCAGGTTGATATCGATGACCAGCCGCCAGTTCTCCGCCGTGACTTCTTCCAGCGGCTGCATCATGTATCCAACGCCCGCGTTGTTCACCATAATGTCCAGCCGACCAAATTCGCTGACGGTGGTTTCGATCAGCCGGTCGATCTGCGCCTCGTCGCGGACGTCGCAGGCGACCGTGATGGCCTTTGCGCCGGCGTCCCGCAATTCCTGCGCTATCGCTTCCATTTCCTCGGAAGCGCCCACGTTGTCCGCAGACAGCACACCCTCGGTGCGACCGATATCGGTCACTACCACCGCCGCGCCGTCAGCCGCCAGCCGCTTGAGAATGCCCTGCCCCAGCCCTTCTTTGCGGCCGGAGCCGGTACAGATCGCGACCTTGCCCTGGAGCGAGCTCATGAATCCAGACTCTCGCACAGCATGAAGGTGGGCCCGTCGGCAAAAGCCTGGAACTCCCCCGCCACCCTGCGCATGGTGTCGGTTGCACACTCGGCGCCAAACTTTTCCATATCGGAGATGCGAATGATCTCGACGTATTCATACGGCGCTGCCTGACCGTCCTTTCCCAGCAGCCCGGTGGTGCGAAAGGCATCAAATCCGTCAACCCCGTCCAGCCCGCGGACCGTCGGCAGATCAGTGCTCCTAGCCCACGCTTCGTAAGCATCGCGGCTCGCGTCACCCTTTAGATTGAACAGCACAACTATGGTGGTCATGAATGGCTCCTGATTCGGGGCCGTAAATTTACCATGCATTGACGGCCCAACGTGGCAGAATCCCTACCTATGAGCGAAACGATCTATCCAACCCTCTTCAGCCCGCTGGACCTGTCCGGACAGCGACTGCGCAACCGCCTGGCCCACGCCTCGATCCTGACCCGTCTGGTGAGGGACGGGCGCCCGGACGAGGCCTTGCTGAACTACCTCGGCGCGCGCGCCCGCGGCGGCACGGGCATGATTGTGACCGAGCCGCTGGCGATGACCCGCCACAACCCCGACGCCGGCAAGTTGCGGGCTTACGACGATGTCGCCATGGATGGCCTCAAGCAGGTTGCGGAAGTCGTTGAGTCTGCTGACACGCGCCTTCTTGGTCAGATTCAGGACCCTGGGCGCGGACGCCACGAGGTTGGCCGCAACGATTCGGCAATCAGCGCCACGGCCCTCCCGGACGATCTCAGCTGGACCGTACCCCGCGCGCTGGCCGAGCAGGAGATTCGAGACCTGATTGAACAGTGGGCTGAATCGAGCCGGCGGCTCCAGCAAGCGGGTTTCTCCGGCGTGGAAATATCCGCCGGCCACGGACACATCTTTCACCAGTTCCTTTCGCCCTGGAGCAATCGAAGGGACGACTGCTACGGTGGTGACCTCGAGCGGCGATGCCGGCTGGTGCTGGAGCTGATGCAGGCGGTTCGGACAAGCTGCGGCGAGAACTTCATTATCGGCGTGAAACTGCCGGGTGACGATGGCGTTCCCGGCAGCATCGACCTTGAGCAAGCGTCGGCCATCGCGAAACAGGTTGCGGCCAGCGGTATCGCCAGCTACTGGACGTTCTGCTGGGGCGCTCACGCCAATTCGCTGTATCAGCATCTGCCGGACGCGCACGGCGAGCGCCATCCCTATCTGGACGCCATCCGGGACCTCCGCCAGGCCAAGCCTGAGATACCGACCGGGGCGATCGGCTATATGACCGATCCTAATGAGTGTGAGAAGGCGCTGACCGACGGCACGGCGGACATCGCCTTTCTCGGGCGCCCCTTGATTACCGATGCGGCTTTCGGCAACAAAGCCGCGCACGGATTAGAGGCGACCATTCGATACTGCGTATCGTGTAACACCTGCTGGCGCGCGATTATCGAGGGCCATCGGCTACGCTGCGATAACAACCCCCGTGTCGGCGAACCCGACGAGGAAAAATGGCAGCCGCCGACCGCGCCCGCCGCGAAAAAGGTCGTTGTTGTAGGTGCCGGCATCGCGGGGCTGGAGGCGGCACACGTGGCGGCTGCGCGAGGGCACCAGGTCACGGTGTTCGGGACCTCCGATGAGTTCGGCGGCAAAACTCGGGTCCACGCAGAACTGCCCGGTGGCGAAAACCTCAGCAGCATCTACGACTACCAATACCTTCAGGGCCAACGAGCCGGGGTGACCTTTCACTTGGAAGGGAAAGCCACGGCCTCGCAGGTGCAGGCACTCGAACCCGACACCGTTTTGCTGGCCACCGGCTCCAACACCACCCTACCCCACTGGCTAGACGAGGAGTGGGCCGAGATGATCCCGGACGTCAGGGAGCTCGCGTCGCAAATGCTCGCCCGCCCGACCCCCACGGACGGCACGCTGGTCGTCGTGGACTGCGACCACACGGAAATGACCTACGCCGCCGCCGAGCTGTTTGCCGACCTGTTCGAAAAGGTGGTGCTGGTGACGCCGCGGGAGCGCTTCGCCTCCGACGTATCGCTGATCAACCGCCAGGGCATCTATCAGCGACTTCATGACAAGGGCATCGAGTTGCTCACCTGCCTTGAGCCGGTGAATCTCGACGACCTCGGGGAAGCGCAGCTGGCCCTGAGAAACGTCTACAACCAGCGCGAACAAATGGTGGACGAAGTCGTAGCCATTACCTACGCCGGTCCGCGCCAGCCCAACCTGGAGCTGCTGGCGCCGCTCGAGGAGGCGGGGATTGAAGTGCTTCGGGTTGGCGATGCTGCGGCCCCCCGCGGCGTGATGGCCGCAACCGGTGAAGGACACCGGGTGGGCAGTGCGCTTTAGGCCACGACGCCGAGACCCAAAAAAATGCCTACGCGCCCAGCGGGTGGCGCAGTTTTGAGCGTTTTGTCGCATGTCGCTGATAACCACAGCAATGGATCAGCGAAATGGTCAACGGACGGACTGCCAAAACCCTTATTCTGCTGCTCGCCGCACTGCTTCCAGGCGCGGCAAGCCTAGCTTTTGAGCTAAACGACACTCCGGCTACTGAGGTCCTCAACGGAATCACGGCGCCATCTCGCGACTTTGCCATCGCAGTGGGCAACGCCGGTGAAATTCTGCACTTCCAGGGCGGCGACAACGGGACGCTGCAGCCTCCGGTGACCACCAACGATCTGTTCGACGTCTACGCCGCCTCACCAACGGCCGCTATTGCCGCCGGCAGAGATATCGTTCTCTACTGGGATGGCAGTACCTGGTCACCCATCATTGAAAGCGGCGATGACCTCGCCTATACCGGCCTCTGGATTACCCCCGAGGAAGACGCAGCGCTCTACGGTCAGCTGGCCACCGGCACCGGCTTTGGGTTTAACTTTGTGTGTTCGTATCTTCCAAACAGTGATCCCCCGCTAGGACCCTGCCGGGCCTACCAAGCGCCGATGCTCACCGCCTGCGGCAACAGTGACGACATCAAAGTCATACTCGGTTCTGGCGATATCCTGAATTTGGACAATCGCCTAGCGGGCATGTTGGCCGGCGACTCGGTGTTTGATGAAGCCGGCAATTTGCAATTCACCGGTGCCTGGCCCGTACCCGGCAGCTGCCTCCCGGGACCGCTTGCGCCGCGCGAGATCTACGCGACCCGCTTCAACGAGATTTGGCGTTTCGACGGCACCGCGTGGACCAACCAAAACGTCCCGGTTCCGGGTACCGATACCCTCAGCTGGATCGGCGGCACGGGGCCGGGCAACGTGATTGCGGTCGGCTTCAGGCCGGGAGGAAATCCAGGCGAGAATATCGGCATCGCCTGGCGCTTTGACGGCGAGACCTGGTCCGAGCTGACGCTGCCCGCGGGCACGCCGGGGCTGACCGATATCGCCGCCAATCTGAGCTTTCAGGACACGTTTTTTATGGATGGCTTCGAGGCGGCAGCAGTGGCAGCGAAGGTCATTGAACCGCCACCCCCAGGTGGCCTGGGTGTTGATATCCTCGCCGCGGCCGAAGACGGCAAGTTTCTTCAGAACACGACTCTTTTTCCCGACGACGCGGCTGACATCACGGTCACCAAGGAGCTGATCACGCCCGGGCCCTACCGCAACGGAGATCGAATCGAGTACCGCATCACGGTCTTCAATCTCGGGCCCGGAGATGCGTCCGACATCCGATTTCTCGACGGCTATCGGGCCGTGAATCTGACGCTCGCTGATGATGGCTGTGGCATGAGTGAGTTCAACAATCAGGCTGGCTGGCGCTACCGCGATGTCAACATTCCGAGCCTGGCCCTCGGCGAGACGCTAACCTGCGTCATGAGCTTTGACGTTATGGGAGACCCGGGTGATGAGCTGTTTAACTACGCCGCCGCGGACTCTTTCGACGATACAAACTTCAGCAACAACAGAGACGAGGTTTTTAGCGTGCCGATTGACCCATAGCGGTTTAGGCGTTTAACGGACCTCCAGCCACAGGCTGCCGCCGCCGAACGGAGGTCGCCCCTCACGATCCAAAGCCGAGGCAACCTCTTTGGGATATACCGTGGCCGCATAATTGGAACCGAAAATGATTCGATAGCGGGTCGAGTCCGTCAGCAGCGCCTGCAGTACGTATTGCTCGTTCCAGCTGCGATTTTCTTGGAGCACCCAGTCCTTCGGATACTCCAACGGAAAAAAGACGTCGTGCACGTGGATCCGAACGCCGGTCGCAAGCCGCGGCAGAAC is a genomic window containing:
- a CDS encoding SDR family NAD(P)-dependent oxidoreductase, coding for MSSLQGKVAICTGSGRKEGLGQGILKRLAADGAAVVVTDIGRTEGVLSADNVGASEEMEAIAQELRDAGAKAITVACDVRDEAQIDRLIETTVSEFGRLDIMVNNAGVGYMMQPLEEVTAENWRLVIDINLTGAFLCTKAAAIQMRKQGDGGRIVNIASQAAKSGFPHLPAYVASKHGMVGLTRATAVELAKDQITVNAVCPNHVTTGLGAKQNEYFARYRGVTVEEYRAGLRQRIPLGRVGLVEDTANATAFLCSDDASYITGEAMNVSGGEEMH
- a CDS encoding REDY-like protein HapK is translated as MTTIVVLFNLKGDASRDAYEAWARSTDLPTVRGLDGVDGFDAFRTTGLLGKDGQAAPYEYVEIIRISDMEKFGAECATDTMRRVAGEFQAFADGPTFMLCESLDS
- a CDS encoding FAD-dependent oxidoreductase is translated as MSETIYPTLFSPLDLSGQRLRNRLAHASILTRLVRDGRPDEALLNYLGARARGGTGMIVTEPLAMTRHNPDAGKLRAYDDVAMDGLKQVAEVVESADTRLLGQIQDPGRGRHEVGRNDSAISATALPDDLSWTVPRALAEQEIRDLIEQWAESSRRLQQAGFSGVEISAGHGHIFHQFLSPWSNRRDDCYGGDLERRCRLVLELMQAVRTSCGENFIIGVKLPGDDGVPGSIDLEQASAIAKQVAASGIASYWTFCWGAHANSLYQHLPDAHGERHPYLDAIRDLRQAKPEIPTGAIGYMTDPNECEKALTDGTADIAFLGRPLITDAAFGNKAAHGLEATIRYCVSCNTCWRAIIEGHRLRCDNNPRVGEPDEEKWQPPTAPAAKKVVVVGAGIAGLEAAHVAAARGHQVTVFGTSDEFGGKTRVHAELPGGENLSSIYDYQYLQGQRAGVTFHLEGKATASQVQALEPDTVLLATGSNTTLPHWLDEEWAEMIPDVRELASQMLARPTPTDGTLVVVDCDHTEMTYAAAELFADLFEKVVLVTPRERFASDVSLINRQGIYQRLHDKGIELLTCLEPVNLDDLGEAQLALRNVYNQREQMVDEVVAITYAGPRQPNLELLAPLEEAGIEVLRVGDAAAPRGVMAATGEGHRVGSAL